TTTTCAGAAATTTAGACGAAaggattaaaagaaattaaacggattaaattaaattatctcgTTACATGAAAGCGCTCAGTTTCGAAAACAAGTAAATGTATTTTACGACGTTTCCAAAGacttcgataaaaattctcaaaacGATACGTTTCTAAAATAGGAAGGATCTCTGAAAGTCAGTAAACAAGCAACTCGTCGAGAATGTTTCTCCGGCATCGAACTCTCGAGTTGCGAACTCGGCTGGCACATCGCGAGGGATCCGAAGCGTCTTGAGGCCATCGCTAGTCGCTGGCAGCGAGGGTAGGAAGCGCGTAGAGCACAAGTGCACGCGGATAGTGGATGTTAGGTGCGTTGCACGAGCGCTTACGTGCCTAGAAATTCACCCCTTTTTTTctgctttctctctctctggcGCAGGTTGGCCAGGCGAGGGTGGCCGAGGGGATGAAAGGGGACCAGCAGGCCTCGAGAGTGAATACGACATACAGGAGCAGCACGCACAAGTACACGGTTTCGCAGAGAGTGGAACGAAATCTATAGCACGCACTTACGCGGTTGTATATGCGTATACGCGTACGTGTACCGCCGCACCCCGAGGACACTGCCACCGAGGGTGAAAGGGGAGGGGAGAGGGAGAAGCTTTCAATTTTTCCTGCTGCCTTCGCGACCAGCCGGAAGCCGAGATTCTTGCGGAAGAATACGCACCATCCATGGGCGTAGCCTAGCTCTAGCGCGATACTCCGCGCCGCCGTGTTAAAGGATGTACGAGCTTTCATGCCTCTAGTAAtcgtttcgaagaatttttaatctatCGCGAAAAATCGCATATTTGGttcttctgcttctttctactgttttctttttgaataCGAAGTCTTGCGATGAATATCGTTTATTGCTTtgcttaaaaattgtttgaatcgaCGAGCCGAATTTTAGATGCCATTTGCGTAACGtagatgaatattttctatataaatcgaacgaaagaatttttcattttgcctCGCACTGGATTCaagtatttcttaatttcgaCTATGACTTTTCGATTTTTCCACAATCGCTATTATGATTCGGCGAAACGGACGGTAAGCGCGAGACGCGTGTATCTTGAAAAATACTTCAACCGCCTGTGTCACTCATTGATACTCGATGCaacatacaattttttacgTTTCGCAACTGGATCAATTCTTATTTTGATTAATCAATTACTCTCGAGTGATTTTCTAAAACTCTTCGTCAAACCTTCATTTCTGTTCTTCCTgatcgaaattttctttcacatGAAATAAAACTCGTAATCTTGGAATTAAGAGAAATTTCCCGGTCTTGGTAAGACCACGATGCGGAAATCGAATGAACGGAACCGTGGCACCGCGGAGGGTTGAAAAGTCGAACGATCGTAAAAAAGCCGCGTAGAACGAAGGGTGTGCGTGGCCTCGCAGCGAGAAAATTCCGCGCATCCTGCGCGTGTCTGACCTCCTGGCAGTTATTTCCCCGCTCCCTGCCACTCAAGCGCCATTTCCACCCCCGACATCGCCCGCCGCCCCTGTCCTTCTCCTTTTAGTCCTTTTTATCGCGGTTGACGCGAGTCGagatacttttatttcatgGCTGCGAGGTCGCATCCGCGTTTCACAACGATCCACGCGGCTTAACCTATATCGCCCTCTGTCCTTGATAAACTGTTACGATCGGCCATGAATCGCTTTCCGCGCGATATTCGCTAGTCCAACGACGTTTATCGTGTGTAAATTGGAAGTTCGGATCGGATTTCGCTTCGTCTCTATCGAAGCAGAAGCGAGACTTGTCGTTCCTCGATCGACCACGAACGTGATTATCTTCATAGAAAAGGATCTTGGGAAATTTAACgatagaaatattcttttttctcttaccgactttttctaaatatctGCGAGGATGTGGTATTATGTGTAAATGTCGAGAATGTTGGCCTTGAAGTAGCAACGCGTGCTGCACTTTAAGACCAGTTTCCAGGAGTTTGTTTCAAGCGACGATCGATGGCCTATGAACTGATGAATAAGTCAAGTGATTTTGCCGTACGAGATATAGCAGAGACTGCATTAATTATCGATGATGGCGATACAAAGTAAAGGTGAATTAATAGCGCGTAACAGGTATGACTTCGCGAAGTTTGTACTTCAGGCGCTTTGAGTAACAATTTGAATTTCGAGACAAGTAGCGACACCTGTCGACGAATCAAAGCATTATCCcgtttcattataacgtagaaacgttttttttattctcccaccgtttttatatgttttaattaattcttaagATTTCTTCCCCCTTATTATAAAATCGCGATGAGTATCGattaatttatgtatacaCGTGTTTATCTATATTACCAACTACAGAAAAATTCGCAGAAGATATCTCGTGAAGATCTATAAATATCCGAACTACTTAAGTGCTACTAAATTACTCGTATTAACATTATCTCATGTGAAACgactgaaataaaattaaaaatgtagaaaatacaaaGGTCGTGTAACtaattaatacgtaaaattaatattttaagttcatttttctttttatgtaaacTGAAGCTCCTTCGATCTCCTTTAAGAATTCTCCTTCGAAATCCTtgattattcaattatttatacacGTACGAATCCATAAATCACGCACTTCGAGAAgttctttcttcattttttcatcCATTGGCTATCATGGCGGTCTAATATTCTTTTGCTTTTCAATACCAAAGTATGACAAAATAATTTGTCTCAAAAATTCATCACGAAGACTTTcgtaatactacatttttTGCTGACAAGGATATACAATTTCAGTTTGTCCACAAGTGAAATTTCTTCAGACTTCGTGATTCATTCGTGTTTTCAATAGTTTGCTATAATTTCACAGGCGCAGCCATGGGGGAACCAGAAAACGTCCGTGTACAACTGGTTTCCGCTTCCTTCCAATGCCACTAATCGCTTTTGGACATACTGTTGCTGACATCTACTGGTGTATCCCGCAGGAACGGAACAGATACCGTTGCAAACATCCATCCTAAGGAaagtcaaaatataatttaaattatcttagaattttattgaatcgCAATGAAATATACTATTGTCTGCTTTACAAttccaatttaaattttcatatatcatCAGGCATTTAAATTTTCCGATTCGAATTGACGTAgctaacaaaattataaataaatctacTCACGTGCATTTCTCACTCTTCACCACCTGCGAATATTTCCGGTCGTTCTCTTGAAGATTCACCACGTACATCCAGTTTCCTTGGTTGTTCAGAGCCGCTCTCGGAGTGATATATTGTGTCTCCGTTGGGCAAAGTGGAATTGCATCGAGATTCGACTGCCTCTTGTTACGCGTCTTACTCAATTTACTATATTTCAATAACGGATTTTCGTAGGACGTACGTGGTGCAATTTTACTGCTTCTAGCGTAtctgaataaatatatatatatatatactttgtataattatatatatatatataattgtaacaaaatttacaattttattttaatttattttatttattactatgtattatatataaatgtatatatatatatatatatatatatatatataattgtatatatataatttatatatatatatatacacatttatacataatacataataatatatatacatatatatacatatacatatatatatatatatatatatatatatatatatatatatatatatacaattgtaacaaaatttacaaaaagtataccagtataaatatttagatattattattattttttataatatttagataatattatttgtatacaaAAGTATaccagtatatatatatatatatatacacactggtatacttttgtatatatatatatatatatatatatatatatgtatatatatatatatatatatatatatatatatatatatatacatatacacacaattgtaacaaaatttacaaaaagtataccagtataaatttatacgaaaattTACAGCACTACAATGCGATCAGTATCATCACGATCAAATTCAATATTAAGCATGATCACCTGTTTGACCACCACGCTTGACCCTGTCCAAAGTTCAAAGTCTGTGGCTGAGCGTAAAAAGAACGATCCGGCGTGACTCTTTGCTCTGTAGGATGAAACTTGGCAGGCGCCGGTTCCTCGCGTAAAAACGGATTCCCTTGGGCCGGTGTCGTGTACCTGTAGCTATAAACAACAGCACGAGTTACTCGTCCAACGGAAAACGGACAATTTAGTTGACAATTTGGTAGGCGCAAAATTAGCATCGAAATTACCCATTCTGCTGAGTGTCGTTCGTCGGGGTCCCGTAAATGAGCGGCGGCTGCCCTCGAACGGGATACTGCGGCGGCGGTAAGAATGGTAACGAGTGAAACTGACCCTCCCCGTGCGCCTGATAATCATATCCCACGGAGTATTCCGGTACCGACCTTGAACAGAAGCACTCTGTCCTTGGTCCATTCCTCGTTTAATATAGTTTAGGAATAATGATGatatttagtttaattttataattatgtatcatattatgattagttattatattattattattagcattataattattacattttaatttacgtTTTAACTTTAACTTATCTCATTACGAATTTCTTATTGATTTTCTTTCGTCTCAATGgatacgttataaaattgcgttatacattttttatggacgatttatgttattatagtATCTTTTTCTTGACATGAAAAACCTAGGGTAACctgtattctttttttaaggaTAACGCAATGTACGTTATTACAAAAAGCTTGGGTAATTTATGATCTATAAATGGATATAATGAATACAGAGGTATATACCTGTAATCACTGAAGTCCTCTTTGGACTCGTCCTTTAATACAGAACTGAAGTCGAAGCTGCATTTGTCcacaagaaatttaattaactgtCTGCAATAGAAATCAAAGAAAGAcaaagtattaataaaaaagagagaatgcAAAAGCGTAGGTTTTCAATTGCATCTTCGAAATGATCTTTGACCCGTGTCGCGGTAATAAGTGTCGCGTATGATTTCTTGACCTAACTTTTAATAGAATCGTTtcagaaatgaataaaaaattggtTATCCATCTCATGGATTATTCATGAATTCACGGAAGCCGGGTTCCACGACCTATGGTCGTTCCTCCTATATCTCGCAACTGTTTTCGagcaaaattagaaaattggaTAATTATATTCCTTCATATCTTCCTCTACCATAGCATTCTCattcttctttaaaaaaaaaaggtgtaaaattttaatttctatttttcaaagaGAAACCTCAGAAAAAGATTACATACATTA
This Bombus pascuorum chromosome 1, iyBomPasc1.1, whole genome shotgun sequence DNA region includes the following protein-coding sequences:
- the LOC132916683 gene encoding protein spaetzle 5 isoform X2, whose product is MFQTASLVNAHGEPCLEYGCPGRPQYEPFVPAPPGHTPNCAKPGQTFCESLDHYPRQLIKFLVDKCSFDFSSVLKDESKEDFSDYRSVPEYSVGYDYQAHGEGQFHSLPFLPPPQYPVRGQPPLIYGTPTNDTQQNGYRYTTPAQGNPFLREEPAPAKFHPTEQRVTPDRSFYAQPQTLNFGQGQAWWSNRYARSSKIAPRTSYENPLLKYSKLSKTRNKRQSNLDAIPLCPTETQYITPRAALNNQGNWMYVVNLQENDRKYSQVVKSEKCTMDVCNGICSVPAGYTSRCQQQYVQKRLVALEGSGNQLYTDVFWFPHGCACEIIANY
- the LOC132916683 gene encoding protein spaetzle 5 isoform X1 codes for the protein MKLIFSLLTIASLVNAHGEPCLEYGCPGRPQYEPFVPAPPGHTPNCAKPGQTFCESLDHYPRQLIKFLVDKCSFDFSSVLKDESKEDFSDYRSVPEYSVGYDYQAHGEGQFHSLPFLPPPQYPVRGQPPLIYGTPTNDTQQNGYRYTTPAQGNPFLREEPAPAKFHPTEQRVTPDRSFYAQPQTLNFGQGQAWWSNRYARSSKIAPRTSYENPLLKYSKLSKTRNKRQSNLDAIPLCPTETQYITPRAALNNQGNWMYVVNLQENDRKYSQVVKSEKCTMDVCNGICSVPAGYTSRCQQQYVQKRLVALEGSGNQLYTDVFWFPHGCACEIIANY